Sequence from the Salvelinus alpinus chromosome 27, SLU_Salpinus.1, whole genome shotgun sequence genome:
CCTAATCATTTTTTTGACGAGTTGCATTTAAAAATAGATGGTTTTTGATTGACAGCTGCATATATGTATGCCATTGTGCTTAATTAAAATATCCTCTGGAAGATTTGAAACCTAAAAAAACAACTTGCTTAGTTACCTTCTCGTGATGAGTGTTTGAAAGACATTGCCGTGTGGAGGTCTCCACCTTGCATGGTTGCTCCGCTGTTGGGGTGGGCCAGGCTTGCGCTCTGAGACTGCCAGTGGTGTCCTGTTGTCATGTAGTTAGCTGCTGGCCCACCATACACCCCGTATTGGTTTGGGGGAGAGTAGGCACAAGCAGGTACATAACTAGATAGGTTTGAAGAAGACTGAAAAAAAACGGAAGAAAAAAAACGTTTAAGCACAGCAGAAGCAAAACGCCCCAAAACGTTTATATGCATGCATATATTTACAGTAGACATCTTGTGGAAACGGATTTCTGATCAAACTATGAACATATTCGTTGTCTATGTATTTGTTTCATAATTGTACCTGATGATACTTAATGTCTGCCTCTAGGGATGATTTCTCTATTCCGTTGACGCCATGGGCAGAGGAAAAAGTCGCTCTGTTAACGCTCGCCCACTCCTCCATTTTTGATTGGTACCCCTCTGCTCCAGCAATGGCTGTGGAAAATGTTTCAGTGTAGAATATAACATTATTAGGCTAACAAACCAATGTACGTTTTTATTCGATATGAAGCCAACTCAGTTGAGCATTTGAAACAATGTATTTTGGGATCTAGCTCTTGTGATTAAGAACATTCCTTTTGCTAAAATACAGGATGGTAGTGAACATTTTATGATAAACAGATGTTTTTTATTAAATTCTTGGGGAAATTATCTGATAAACACACACTTCAACCAATCTTTATTTGATCAAATCAGATCGAATGTTTGTGGCCACAACGTTTTTAATGCCatgttttttgtaaattcttgagATTTTAGAACAacatattatattacattattgCTGATGTAACTCCTATAGGTTTGTAGTTTGGCCTGTTGGACCTGTTGGTCTCATGCGATTATAATGCTATACTTTGAAGAGAAACAATAAGATATCCGACATAAAATAAGACGTTTAGCCTAATTAACGTTCATAATGGACTACGAGGTCGTTGTAGAAATATGAATAGGCCAAACCACAAAGTAGGACTCACACTGATAGGCCTATACGTAAGCTATTTCCCCATCGACACAGTTCAAGATGATTTTGCATTTATAGCTTATAGCAGATGTGCCATTTGGCTCCTTTATCAATATTACTTAAACTTTCGTCCATTCCAAAATTATACATTAGGCCTTTTCAGCCCATATTAACTTCTCACTATTTACAGTTAGGCCTATATCGTTAGTATATTTGTCTATCCCTGTTGTTGACTATACGTTTGTTGTTTTAAATTGTTTCTCATTAATGTGAAATAATCTGAAATATCTGTGTGATTAACAAGCCACACTGACTGATGCATAAATGTACCAATGTTATTAATTTGAGCGCTCAATGGACAATGCTGCTGCGTATGAGAAAACAACTCAGCTGCAAGAGTAACATACATGCACAATATTTGATTTTGTCACCTACCTGAGGGGTCCATGAAGGCTCGAATGCCCAAAATGTTGCTGACTGTGTGCACCGAAGGCCATCCATGACGGGAGAGGCTGACATGGCCCGCTGTGATGGGTACACCGTGACCGCTGCCAATTTTAGTCCCAGTGGGTGACATTGCACTGGGGTATGAGTACGGGTACATGTGGTTGTAGGATAGCTGAGGATGGGTTGGCTTGCTGTTCTCATACTGGCCCGGCTGAGAAagatttcctattttgttgcgtaAAATGCGGCTTATGGAGCTGACGGAGGGAACGTTATATTTATCACAAACTGCATCTGCAAGAAGCCTGTCCCTGATCTCCCAAGCAAATATTCCAGGGTCTCCTTGTTTGTAATCCCTTATGCTTTTCACCACGTTGGGTGTTGTGACCCGGGGTTTACTTCCTCCTATGGCACCGGGCAATATCGAACCCGTCTCGTTATACCTCGCTAGTATCTTGCTCACGCAGCCATGAGAGACTCGAAGCTGTCTACTGATGTCACAGGGTCGTATTCCAAGTTGAGCTAATTCCACGATTCTGATCCGAATCGAATTTGGAAGTGGTCGCCCGTTGACAAATACCCCGCCAAGCTGGTTTACTTCTCCATATGTTTGATCTGCAAGAAACAAATAAGGAATTGCATTGATGTGCATAGACTCGACATAGCAACATTACGGTGTTTTAAACAATAGCCTGTTTAGCCTAGCCTAGCATAATGCCCACTCAAGTTCCAGAAAAGTCATTCCCTCTCCTTGATTTAATCTATATCACTCAGACTGTTATGGCTCTCAACTACAATGTTCTCCAACCTATTATGCTCTCAAACATCGTCAAGCAGTTCACTCCAAAATAAAATTGCCTATGAAAATGGAGACATGGACACTGCCACTGGAATGATAGAAGGACGCACGATTTGAGGACAAGCTAGTAGGCTACAATATAAAGCTAAAACCTAATGCATTCACATCTCTATTTATGCAAACATTATCTCCTGACGAGTCAAAGATCCATGCAAAATGAATAATGAGTGCTTACCCATTGCTTTTGGTTTGAGATGTTTTCCTCTACCAGTTGCCAATGGTCGAAAAGTGCTGTCTTCACCCTTCTGCACATGAGACGAGGAAAATTGTTTTTCTGTGCGTTTTTCCTTCAGCTCTGCTCTTGCATTTCTGGTAAGATGATCTAAAACGGCGTGTTTGGGCAAAGGGACTGAAATGATCTTTGTCCCATAAGGGGAAATGTGTCCATCCCGAAGGCTCAAGTGTGCGCAGATTAATTTGACGCATCCATTACGTCAATCTTGTTGGCTGCGCTCAAGGCTCTTTCCCCATTTCATTGGTCTCCTCCTCCGTGTGTATTCTAGCCTAGCTACTC
This genomic interval carries:
- the LOC139556146 gene encoding paired box protein Pax-1-like; its protein translation is MDQTYGEVNQLGGVFVNGRPLPNSIRIRIVELAQLGIRPCDISRQLRVSHGCVSKILARYNETGSILPGAIGGSKPRVTTPNVVKSIRDYKQGDPGIFAWEIRDRLLADAVCDKYNVPSVSSISRILRNKIGNLSQPGQYENSKPTHPQLSYNHMYPYSYPSAMSPTGTKIGSGHGVPITAGHVSLSRHGWPSVHTVSNILGIRAFMDPSAIAGAEGYQSKMEEWASVNRATFSSAHGVNGIEKSSLEADIKYHQSSSNLSSYVPACAYSPPNQYGVYGGPAANYMTTGHHWQSQSASLAHPNSGATMQGGDLHTAMSFKHSSREGDRKPHSPLSKHQHEALNVHGLSLPTSA